One genomic window of bacterium includes the following:
- a CDS encoding response regulator, giving the protein MPHTKMPIAEPSQLRGNLSVSIGLTAVFLFFVFSGYITYWNTRNLSENAQEVTRTHDVITSIERLFSLMKDAETGQRGYVITGDDRYLEPYNVALSLINDEFKRLSELCKNSREQSARLPEIKSFIGLKLQELKESIQVRRTKGFAATLAIIETDRGKATMDGLRDQVNTMKQAERERRASRFADMDNAYRIAVAGGIVTALLGLCLSVVVAFLVRRSTLTRQRQEWLQSGQVGLSSSMLGEQSAMELGVSVITFLAQYFNAPAGAFFIKEGGSFQRVATYGISTGDETLQHFEMGDGLIGQAAKDNRIMSFNEVPDGYLTISSALGYGKPRYLLIAPAAVDGDVNAMIELGFMNPLDEKTIELMRKVSDAIGVAVRSANYRASLQNLLEETQRQSEELQSQSEELRVSNEELEEQSRALKESQVRLEQQQAELEQTNSQLEEQTQQLENQRDILARSRTEVQLKAKELERASQYKSDFLANMSHELRTPLNSSLILAKLLADNPQGNLTEEQVKFAQTIQSSGNDLLALINDILDLSKIEAGHMEVRPEPVLIEQLAKDMTHSFKQVAAQKKLKFDVQVAPNCPMTVETDRQRLEQVLRNLISNALKFTEKGKVELSIARYHVNQVALTVSDTGIGIAKEQQQLIFEAFRQADGTISRKYGGTGLGLSISRELARLLGGSIELKSKPGKGSSFTVIIPETYDPSLVPDHVRVVAISQSEQEIEPIAETAVKPKKGKQKKGESALPAPSIEDDRDHLKGDRHTILVVEDDESFARILYDMAHELNFQCLMASTAEDALAVADHYRPDAVVLDVGLPDNSGLSVLDRLKRNVRTRHIPVHVVSGSDYTQTALSLGAVGYMLKPVKRDELLKALQQLETKLSQRMRRVLIVEDDAVQRDSMQKLLGSHEVETVAVGTAGECLKRLKQSTFDCMVLDLSLPDASGYSLLETLSKEDAYSFPPVIVYTGRDLSANEEQSLRRYSKSIIIKGAKSPERLLDEVTLFLHQVVATLPAEQQKMLEKARNRDAVLEGRNILVVEDDVRNVYALTNILEPRGAVVHIARNGREALDVLEARMDKPDERIDLVLMDVMMPEMDGLTATREIRKRSGWKKLPVIMLTAKAMKDDQERCLDAGANDYMAKPLDVDKLLSLVRVWMPR; this is encoded by the coding sequence ATGCCACATACAAAAATGCCGATTGCCGAGCCGAGCCAGCTCAGAGGAAATCTCTCCGTCAGCATCGGGCTTACCGCCGTATTTTTATTTTTCGTTTTCAGCGGCTACATTACCTATTGGAACACGCGCAACCTAAGTGAGAATGCCCAGGAAGTGACGCGAACGCATGATGTCATCACATCAATCGAACGTTTATTTTCCTTGATGAAAGACGCGGAGACAGGGCAGCGGGGTTATGTCATCACCGGTGATGACCGCTATCTGGAGCCCTACAACGTAGCGCTTTCATTGATCAATGACGAATTCAAGCGCCTGAGCGAGCTGTGCAAAAACAGCCGCGAGCAGTCGGCACGGCTGCCCGAAATTAAGTCCTTCATCGGTTTGAAGCTTCAGGAACTGAAGGAAAGCATCCAGGTGCGACGGACAAAAGGATTCGCCGCCACGCTCGCCATTATCGAAACCGACCGTGGCAAGGCGACGATGGACGGCCTGCGAGACCAGGTGAACACCATGAAACAGGCGGAACGCGAACGCCGCGCCTCACGGTTTGCAGATATGGATAATGCCTATCGCATCGCGGTGGCAGGCGGGATTGTGACGGCTCTGCTTGGGCTTTGCCTTTCAGTGGTGGTGGCCTTTCTGGTGCGACGTTCCACCCTGACCCGGCAACGGCAGGAATGGCTGCAATCCGGGCAGGTTGGCCTTAGCAGCTCCATGTTAGGCGAGCAAAGCGCGATGGAACTGGGCGTTAGCGTCATCACCTTTCTGGCGCAGTATTTCAATGCGCCGGCGGGTGCCTTTTTCATCAAAGAGGGTGGCAGCTTTCAGCGTGTGGCGACCTACGGCATTTCCACCGGCGATGAAACGCTGCAGCATTTTGAAATGGGCGACGGGCTGATTGGCCAAGCCGCGAAGGATAACCGCATCATGAGCTTTAACGAGGTGCCGGACGGGTACCTCACCATCAGCTCGGCACTGGGATATGGCAAGCCTCGCTATCTGCTCATCGCACCGGCGGCCGTGGACGGGGATGTGAATGCGATGATCGAACTCGGCTTCATGAATCCGCTAGATGAAAAAACCATAGAGCTGATGAGGAAAGTATCCGATGCAATAGGCGTTGCCGTGCGATCGGCCAATTATCGGGCCAGCCTGCAGAACCTGCTCGAGGAAACGCAGCGCCAGTCGGAGGAGCTGCAGTCGCAAAGCGAGGAGCTTCGCGTTTCAAACGAAGAACTGGAGGAGCAGAGCCGTGCCCTGAAGGAATCCCAGGTGAGGCTTGAGCAGCAGCAGGCGGAGCTGGAGCAGACCAACTCCCAGCTGGAGGAACAGACGCAACAGCTGGAAAACCAGCGCGACATTCTGGCACGGTCACGCACGGAGGTGCAGCTCAAGGCGAAGGAACTGGAACGCGCCAGCCAGTATAAATCGGACTTTCTGGCGAATATGTCGCATGAATTGCGCACACCGCTGAACTCATCGCTCATCCTGGCCAAGCTGCTGGCGGATAACCCTCAAGGCAACCTGACGGAAGAGCAGGTGAAATTCGCGCAGACCATCCAGTCTTCCGGCAATGACCTGCTGGCGCTGATCAACGATATTCTCGATCTTTCCAAAATCGAGGCCGGGCATATGGAAGTGAGGCCGGAGCCCGTGCTGATCGAGCAGCTGGCCAAGGACATGACGCATAGCTTCAAGCAGGTGGCCGCGCAGAAGAAACTGAAATTTGACGTGCAGGTGGCGCCCAACTGCCCCATGACGGTGGAAACCGACCGGCAGCGGCTGGAGCAGGTGCTGCGCAACCTGATCTCCAACGCGCTTAAATTCACCGAGAAGGGAAAGGTGGAGCTTTCCATCGCGCGCTATCACGTCAACCAGGTGGCCCTGACGGTGAGCGACACGGGTATCGGGATTGCGAAAGAACAACAGCAGCTGATTTTTGAGGCCTTCCGCCAGGCGGATGGCACCATCAGCCGTAAATACGGCGGCACGGGGCTTGGCCTTTCCATCTCGCGCGAGCTGGCGCGTCTGCTGGGCGGCAGTATTGAACTGAAAAGCAAACCCGGCAAGGGCAGCAGCTTCACCGTCATAATTCCTGAAACCTATGATCCGAGCCTGGTGCCGGACCATGTGCGTGTGGTGGCAATCTCCCAAAGCGAACAGGAAATCGAACCAATTGCCGAAACCGCCGTTAAGCCGAAGAAAGGCAAGCAGAAAAAAGGCGAATCTGCCCTTCCTGCGCCGAGTATTGAGGATGACAGGGATCACCTGAAGGGCGACCGGCACACGATTCTGGTGGTGGAGGATGACGAGTCTTTCGCGCGGATTCTGTATGACATGGCGCATGAGCTGAACTTCCAGTGCCTGATGGCCTCCACGGCGGAAGACGCGCTTGCCGTGGCGGACCATTACCGCCCCGATGCGGTGGTGCTGGATGTGGGGCTGCCGGATAATTCCGGCCTTTCCGTGCTGGACAGGTTGAAGCGCAACGTGCGCACGCGGCATATCCCCGTGCATGTGGTATCGGGTAGCGACTATACCCAGACGGCGCTTTCGCTCGGCGCGGTGGGCTACATGCTCAAACCCGTGAAACGGGACGAACTGCTGAAGGCGCTACAGCAGCTGGAGACAAAGCTTTCGCAACGGATGCGCCGCGTGCTGATTGTCGAGGACGATGCCGTACAGCGCGACAGCATGCAGAAGCTGCTTGGCTCGCACGAGGTGGAAACGGTGGCGGTGGGCACCGCCGGGGAATGCCTGAAACGCCTGAAGCAATCCACCTTCGATTGCATGGTGCTGGATCTCTCCCTGCCGGATGCATCGGGCTATTCGCTGCTGGAGACCTTGAGCAAGGAGGACGCCTATTCCTTTCCGCCGGTCATCGTCTATACGGGGCGCGACCTTTCGGCGAACGAGGAACAGAGCCTGCGGCGCTATTCCAAATCCATCATCATCAAAGGGGCGAAATCGCCTGAACGGCTGCTGGACGAGGTGACGCTGTTCCTGCACCAGGTGGTGGCCACGCTGCCGGCCGAGCAGCAGAAAATGCTGGAGAAAGCACGAAACCGCGACGCGGTGCTGGAAGGACGTAACATCCTGGTGGTGGAAGACGATGTGCGTAATGTTTACGCGCTCACCAACATCCTGGAACCACGCGGGGCGGTGGTGCATATCGCCCGGAACGGACGCGAGGCGCTGGATGTGCTGGAGGCGCGCATGGACAAGCCGGATGAGCGTATCGACCTGGTGCTGATGGATGTGATGATGCCCGAGATGGACGGGCTGACGGCAACGCGTGAGATACGCAAGCGCTCCGGCTGGAAAAAGCTACCGGTGATCATGCTGACAGCCAAGGCCATGAAGGACGACCAGGAGCGCTGCCTTGACGCGGGGGCCAATGACTACATGGCCAAGCCGCTGGATGTGGACAAGCTCTTGTCGCTCGTGCGCGTGTGGATGCCGAGGTAG
- a CDS encoding mechanosensitive ion channel: MAKLIHSSQKPLTLIFFALLAKSALVINAGDAEWRDSMSHVSSLLAIACTGWLAVSLISVCKAHFIQRYNMLTADNYRARRMHTQFNVLYRVIIVLIIIITLALMLMTFDSVTKLGTSLLASAGVTGILIGFAAQKTIGSIFAGIQIAITQPINIEDAVVIEGEWGWIEEITLTYVVVRIWDLRRLVVPITYFNEKPFQNWTRRTAEIIGTVEIYADYTVPVDEMREELTRLLEASPLWNKRTNVLQVTETTEKAIKLRALVSAKDSPTTWDLRCYVREGLMSWLQRHYPHALPQNRVVGDEAVKLPDFQR; encoded by the coding sequence ATGGCCAAGTTGATTCACTCATCCCAAAAGCCACTCACACTTATTTTCTTCGCGCTCCTTGCCAAATCAGCATTGGTGATTAATGCGGGCGATGCCGAATGGCGCGATTCAATGAGCCATGTCTCATCCCTTCTCGCCATTGCCTGCACCGGGTGGCTTGCCGTCTCGCTCATCAGCGTGTGCAAGGCGCACTTTATCCAGCGCTATAACATGCTGACGGCGGATAATTACCGTGCCCGGCGCATGCACACGCAGTTCAATGTGCTTTACCGCGTCATCATCGTACTCATCATCATCATCACCCTCGCGCTCATGCTGATGACCTTTGACAGTGTCACCAAGCTTGGCACCAGCCTGCTTGCATCGGCAGGCGTCACCGGTATCCTCATCGGCTTTGCCGCGCAAAAGACCATCGGCTCCATCTTCGCGGGCATTCAAATCGCCATCACCCAGCCCATCAACATCGAGGATGCCGTGGTGATCGAAGGCGAATGGGGCTGGATCGAGGAAATCACGCTCACCTATGTGGTGGTTCGCATCTGGGATTTGCGGCGGCTGGTCGTGCCCATCACCTATTTCAATGAAAAACCTTTTCAAAACTGGACGCGCCGCACGGCCGAAATCATCGGCACGGTGGAAATCTATGCCGATTATACCGTTCCCGTGGATGAAATGCGCGAGGAGTTGACCCGCCTGCTGGAGGCCTCGCCCCTCTGGAATAAACGGACCAACGTGCTGCAGGTCACCGAAACGACGGAAAAAGCCATCAAGCTCCGCGCGCTGGTTTCCGCCAAGGATTCGCCCACCACCTGGGATCTGCGCTGCTATGTGCGCGAAGGGCTGATGAGCTGGCTTCAGCGGCATTATCCCCATGCCCTGCCGCAAAACCGTGTGGTGGGCGATGAGGCCGTCAAATTGCCTGATTTTCAGCGGTAA